The uncultured Fusobacterium sp. DNA window GGTAAAAGAGGGCGAAGAAATATATAGATTAATAAATCAAAAGTAGGAGGAAAAATGAAAAGAGAATTAGCACTTGAATTTGCTAGAGTAACTGAGGCTGCAGCATTAGCAGCTTACAAATGGGTTGGAAGAGGAAACAAGGAAGCAGCAGATCAAGCAGCAGTTGATGCTATGAGAACTATGCTTAACAGAGTAGCTATTGATGGTGAAATTGTTATTGGAGAGGGAGAGATAGACGAAGCTCCTATGTTATATATAGGGGAAAAAGTTGGTAAAGCTTATTATAAATGTGAAGAAGAAGGAGAGCCTGAAGATGATTACTGTTCTCCAGTTGATATAGCTGTAGACCCAGTAGAGGGAACTAGAATGACTGCACAAGGACAAGCTAATGCTATTACTGTACTTGCTGTAGCAAATAAAGGAAGTTTCTTAAAAGCTCCTGATATGTATATGGAAAAACTAATTGTTGGTCCTGAAGCAAAAGGTGTTATTGACTTAGAAAAACCACTTATGGAAAATATCCACAATGTAGCTAAGGCTTTAAATAAAGAATTAACTGATCTTATGATTGTTATTCTTGATAAGCCAAGACATTCACAAATTATTAAAGATCTTCAAAACTTAGGAATAAAAGTTTATGCTCTTCCTGATGGAGACGTTGCAGGTTCAATTTTAACTTGTATCATTGATTCTGATGTAGATATGCTTTATGGTATTGGAGGAGCTCCTGAAGGAGTTATCTC harbors:
- the glpX gene encoding class II fructose-bisphosphatase produces the protein MKRELALEFARVTEAAALAAYKWVGRGNKEAADQAAVDAMRTMLNRVAIDGEIVIGEGEIDEAPMLYIGEKVGKAYYKCEEEGEPEDDYCSPVDIAVDPVEGTRMTAQGQANAITVLAVANKGSFLKAPDMYMEKLIVGPEAKGVIDLEKPLMENIHNVAKALNKELTDLMIVILDKPRHSQIIKDLQNLGIKVYALPDGDVAGSILTCIIDSDVDMLYGIGGAPEGVISAAVIRALGGDMNARLKLRSEVKGVTLENDKISTFEKRRCEEMGLNVGEVLRMDDLVKDDEVIFSATGITGGDLLEGIKRKGSIARTQTLVVRGKSKTVRYINSVHNLDFKDDKITHLVK